The nucleotide sequence GAAGGGCGAGCGGTCGCCGGTTGGAAGGCCGAACAGGTCGCTCGCAGTACAGAAGACTCAAAGTGGTCGATCGAGTTCCTGGCACGAACACAGGATTTGTGGAGGTGGAATGATCGATTGCCCCCGGGGCAACGCTAGCAGTAAATTCTACCAGGCGTTTTCCCTTTTTGTCTCGCTAAAAGTTTACGGAATCAAGCGGCTCAGTCCATCCCCTGACATCTCTCGATTCAAATAAACCCGTCTCCCGTTCGCTCTGAATGGATAAAAAAGCAAGCATGGAATTGCTTCAGATCACAGACCGCTGAGGCAAACCGCTCGTCACAGCGGGTACTGAAATCGTGCGCCACAACGACAGTGCACCCCAGTCATGGGCCGCCGTCGCTGGCATCGATTATGGCGGGTTGAGGTCTGATCAGGCCTACCGCCGAAGGATTGCCGCAACCACATTGACCATCCAGCCGATCAGCATAATCAAAAGCGGTGTGTACAGAAGAAAGAGGCACGTCCAGAGAATGGGGCGCTTTAGAGATTGAAATCCGGTCAGGACCCCGTTCGCGCTGGAATCGTCGTCTCCGGTTCCTGTGCCCTCTTCGGCGTTGTCGTTGCCCTGGTCTGAATCCCGACCAGTGAGCTCTTGGCTCTCATCGATCTGTACGGGTGATCGAATATCGAGAAGCTGTTCTGCCTCCTCGACATCCGCCTTTTCGACAAGCAGCACGACCCCTCCGACAGCATTGGCATCGATCCACGATGTCGCCACAAAGTTTGCATTATTAAGTTCCGCCTGAATTCCGTGCGACTCCAAATGCAACTTTGCGAGGTGCGCTTCATCGGGTGACCAGTAAGAACGAAGCCGGACGAATCCTTCAGCCATAGCACACCTCGCGAGAGAGCGGTAGTCTAGCCCTGATCATGGGCAGGTAGATTGCTCAACAAGATGACCCGTGTCTTGCTGATTGTCGACTGATCAAACACGCTGACGTCCAAATCGGGTAATGATCAATAGGGTGGATTGCCGCAGTATGACCATCATGTTTATTTGCTTTGAACTTTAAGGCTGCCGTAATTCCCGAAAGGCCCGGTCACCGTCAATGTGTGCAACTCGAGTCGAAGTCGTGCAGGGGGACATCCTTGACCAGGATGTGGACGTAATCGTCAACACCTGGAATCGAAACTTCATTCCATGGTGGCTATTACTGCCGCAGGGGGTCTCAGGAGCGATCAAACGGCGAGGTGGAACAGAACCGTTCCGGGAAGTTGCCAGGCACGGCATGATCCCTCTTGGGGGTGCCGTTCTGACTTCTGCGGGAAAGCTCCCCTTCAAAGCGATCATCCACGTTGCGGGAATCAATTTACTGTGGATGGCAACTGAGTATTCCGTGAGGCAATCGGTGATTAGCGCTTTGCGGTTAGCACATGAGACGGGATTCAGTTCAATTGCATTTCCCGTGATCGGCGCGGGATCCGGCAGCTTCAATCATGAACGGGCGAAGTTGCTGATGCTGGACGAACTTGGCAAATCCGACGTCCCCATCGCCGTAAAGGTCGTTGTGTTCAAGAAAACAAAACACTGACAGCAAGGGACCCGAGAGGAATTAAAATTGAGCTGAGATCGACCGAACTCCATTTCCGATGCCAATTCAAAAACGCGTGGTGCAGAAGAAAAATTCTGCACCACGCGTGCTCATGACGCGATAAGGGTCCGTTTTCTATTTCTGAGCGGAGGATTCCCTGACGGCTGGGACAGCAATCGCATTTGCCGTCGAAACGTCGGCCTTGGATGTCGGCTGACGAGGGGGGATCTTGAACTCGTTGTCTCCTTTCAGCAGCCCAAACGTCTTCAGCAACTGCAGACTTGGAAGAGCCTGCTCCATCGCCGTGCCTGAATCTTCTTGCAGCGATTCGGGCGACAGAATCACGGTGTCAGGAACCTGCAGCTTTCGCAGTGCTGCAGTAACCGCTTCAATCTCCTTGACCTGGATTTCCCCCAAACCGCGATCTCGGTCGGAAATCGCACCGGCGATTTCGATCTCCTGTTCCCGAGCCTTCGCACCAATCTCGGCCGCGAGCTTTTCGTTCTCCGCGATCTGCGACTTGACATCGGCGATCTTTTGAAGCGTCTCCTGGAGTTTCTTCTCCACGACGGCGACCAAGGCTTTTGTCTCGGCTTCGACGCGGAGTGTCTCTTTGATTGTCAGTTCTTTTTCCTGAGTCGTTTCTGCCTGTATTCGTTTCTCGGCCCGGTCTTTTTCCGCAGTCCATTGCTCTTCGGCAATCTCACGTTCCCCTTGGGCAACACGCTTGAAGCGTTCCTGCACGTTCTGGATCGTTGCCGCTTTGGACTGTTCCGCCTGGAGATAGAGCTGCTTTTTGGCACTGAATTTCTTAACGGTCTCTTCGTCGTAGTCTGTGTCGAGAATGGAAAACTGAAGAACCTTCATGCCGTATTGCTCAAGTGCCGACGGGGACGAGATCACCCCCTTGCCCGTGACGGGATCACGTACGATTTCCGCCGCCATCACCGTCTCGGAAGCAGAGATCGATCTTTCTTCGAGAACACTGCCAATGGCCTGTCGACCTGGCTCTACTTTCGCGACAGGGATTTCCGTCGTTCCGCCGATCGCAGGTTCGTTGGACGCCAGACTTTGCTCATTCCCTTTCTTCATCGCCTTCAGCATGGTCGAGACGCTGGTATTGGTCTTCAGCACCACGGGCTTCATGGCAAACATGCCATCTTTCAATTGTGAGTTGACTTCGTGCCAGAACTCTCCTTTGCGAGCACTCTGGTTTTCGGTGGAACTCATGATCGGTCCCGTTTGCTGAATCACGTTTCGGACGGCCGATCTCACGGCATTTCTCGCGTTGGCGACGTTACCCGTAAACTGCCGATGAAACTCTCGCTGCTTCTGAACCAGCGTTTCCATCAACTGAGGATCTGCCTCTTCCGCTTCAGAAGGGCAGGGGGTTGTTACTCGGACGACCCAAGAAAGATCCGCCGTTCCGCCATCGTTGAACCAGGCTTTGACGGAATCATCACCGGGCGATTCCGGGCGAGAATCTTTCGTCCCATAAACGCTGATCATGCGGGGATAGGTGG is from Schlesneria sp. DSM 10557 and encodes:
- a CDS encoding macro domain-containing protein, translating into MCATRVEVVQGDILDQDVDVIVNTWNRNFIPWWLLLPQGVSGAIKRRGGTEPFREVARHGMIPLGGAVLTSAGKLPFKAIIHVAGINLLWMATEYSVRQSVISALRLAHETGFSSIAFPVIGAGSGSFNHERAKLLMLDELGKSDVPIAVKVVVFKKTKH